A stretch of Synechococcus sp. MIT S9220 DNA encodes these proteins:
- a CDS encoding glucose-6-phosphate dehydrogenase assembly protein OpcA translates to MSPQLTLQTPLELPPSEVPGYLEQLWSRDQPNNVGAHTFCLLIWQPAWVEQQLVRTGRLDGPITGVQRSQLIAAGRQSVVDGDLPISTPPLTEAVATCLGQMDGGHTSEDLRGQHVDAALSNLRPRRLITLAPSLDSEQPLETLVAAYCPLPEEGGGTVACGDVVVLRGGKPALQEGLAILDPLLPEELPAWVWWNGALDEAPELLQQLASSPRRLILDSALGEPGFCLNLLASRIDAGQAVNDLNWLRLGSWHQTLAMVFDPPHRRDALGHVVQLDIDVEGDHPVQGLLLGSWIADRLGWELQHTQRNPDQSISANFKRTDGADVQMRVSPVPMGQPSIHPGQIVGLRLICKPDNQPAICVILCAESGGCMRLEAGGMASMELIEEVVPVQHSPVEADVSRQLEGGHDSTNPLLAAAAPLAAKLIS, encoded by the coding sequence ATGTCCCCCCAGCTCACACTTCAAACCCCTCTCGAACTGCCGCCCTCTGAGGTCCCCGGCTATCTCGAACAGCTCTGGTCAAGGGATCAGCCCAACAACGTCGGTGCCCACACGTTCTGCCTGCTCATCTGGCAACCGGCCTGGGTTGAGCAACAGCTGGTGCGCACCGGCCGCCTGGATGGCCCGATCACTGGCGTGCAGAGATCGCAGCTGATTGCAGCAGGACGTCAGTCTGTCGTGGATGGCGATCTGCCCATCAGCACACCACCGCTCACCGAAGCAGTGGCGACGTGTCTCGGCCAGATGGACGGGGGGCATACCAGTGAGGATCTGAGAGGCCAGCATGTTGATGCCGCTCTCAGCAATCTGCGCCCGCGGCGACTGATCACCCTGGCGCCCAGCCTTGATTCCGAACAGCCGCTTGAAACACTTGTGGCTGCCTACTGTCCGCTTCCAGAAGAAGGCGGTGGAACTGTTGCCTGCGGGGATGTGGTGGTGTTGCGTGGAGGCAAGCCTGCCCTTCAGGAGGGTCTGGCGATCCTCGATCCTCTGTTGCCAGAGGAGCTGCCCGCCTGGGTGTGGTGGAACGGAGCCCTTGATGAAGCCCCTGAGCTCCTGCAACAACTTGCTAGCTCACCGCGCCGTCTGATTCTCGATTCCGCCCTGGGCGAGCCTGGCTTCTGCCTCAACCTGTTGGCCTCCAGAATCGATGCGGGGCAGGCAGTCAACGATCTGAATTGGCTGCGCCTTGGCAGCTGGCATCAGACCCTCGCCATGGTCTTCGATCCACCGCATCGCCGCGATGCCCTTGGCCATGTGGTTCAGCTCGACATCGATGTCGAGGGCGACCATCCAGTTCAGGGTCTGCTGCTCGGATCCTGGATCGCCGACCGGCTTGGCTGGGAGCTGCAGCACACCCAGCGCAACCCTGACCAGAGCATCAGTGCCAACTTCAAGCGCACTGATGGAGCTGATGTTCAGATGCGCGTGTCGCCAGTGCCGATGGGGCAACCCAGCATTCATCCTGGTCAGATTGTGGGACTGCGCCTGATCTGCAAACCAGACAATCAGCCTGCGATCTGCGTGATTCTCTGCGCTGAGTCCGGGGGCTGCATGCGACTCGAAGCTGGTGGAATGGCCAGCATGGAGTTGATTGAAGAGGTCGTTCCAGTGCAGCATTCCCCAGTCGAGGCGGATGTGTCTCGCCAACTGGAAGGTGGCCATGACTCCACCAACCCTTTGCTGGCTGCTGCGGCCCCGCTGGCTGCCAAGCTAATCAGCTAA
- a CDS encoding SRPBCC family protein, translating into MTTLQRATRGRQQTIEQTIERLPQGVRRLAVQLRTDQTVDHLWQVLTDYEGLSNFIPNLSSSKLIERSGSRVTLAQVGSQQLVLGLKFSAEVQLELTEHRPEGLLQFKMLKGDFRRFEGAWRLQAVPDQTLVLYELTVQGCLGMPVALIEQRLRQDLNDNLLAVEQETIRRFTEA; encoded by the coding sequence TTGACGACTCTTCAGCGAGCAACTAGAGGCCGTCAACAGACGATTGAGCAGACCATTGAGCGTCTGCCGCAAGGGGTTCGTCGGCTGGCTGTTCAGCTGCGAACGGATCAAACAGTGGATCACCTTTGGCAGGTGCTCACTGACTATGAAGGTCTCAGCAATTTCATCCCCAATCTCAGCAGCAGCAAGCTGATTGAGCGTTCCGGGAGTCGAGTCACTCTCGCCCAGGTTGGCAGTCAGCAACTGGTTTTAGGCCTGAAATTTTCGGCTGAAGTCCAGCTGGAACTGACGGAACATCGTCCCGAAGGATTGCTTCAATTCAAAATGCTGAAAGGTGATTTTCGGCGTTTCGAAGGTGCCTGGCGTTTGCAGGCTGTTCCTGATCAAACACTGGTTCTTTACGAACTCACCGTTCAGGGCTGCCTGGGCATGCCCGTTGCACTGATCGAACAGCGTCTGCGACAAGACCTCAATGACAATCTCCTCGCGGTTGAGCAAGAAACGATTCGCCGATTCACTGAGGCCTGA
- a CDS encoding FAD-binding oxidoreductase has product MRVSSAVTSSYNERMFTLVVVWLQAGKHVRSEERITVSYDRLQTTVQTINARGGRIQSVIPNNEPIQAGEQATKATTAKAVAAKASSSKASSSKASASKGSAKQASAKPASKAAAAKASTKPVTKVDASKAPAKPAHQSVPVNLYKPKTPFVGTVLDNYSLLQDGAIGRVQHITFDLSGGDPLLEYVEGQSIGIIPEGTDAKGKPHKLRLYSIASTRHGDDMAGKTVSLCVRQLEYQNEAGEEIKGVCSTYLCDINPGDKVKITGPVGKEMLLPEDEEANVIMFATGTGIAPMRTYLRRMFEASERDKNGWKFRGKAWLFMGAPKTPNLLYDDDFEKYQAEYPDNFRYTKAISREQKNTKGGRMYIQDRVLEHADEIFSMIEDSKTHVYMCGLRGMEPGIDEAMTAAASSKGLDWSELRPQLKKADRWHVETY; this is encoded by the coding sequence ATGCGTGTCAGCTCGGCCGTTACCAGCAGCTACAACGAACGGATGTTCACGCTGGTCGTTGTCTGGCTGCAGGCCGGCAAACACGTTCGATCGGAAGAACGCATCACCGTTTCCTACGACCGCCTGCAAACCACTGTTCAGACGATCAATGCCAGAGGTGGCCGGATTCAGTCTGTGATTCCAAACAATGAGCCAATCCAGGCTGGTGAGCAGGCTACAAAAGCTACAACCGCTAAGGCTGTTGCTGCGAAGGCTTCTTCCTCGAAGGCTTCTTCCTCGAAGGCTTCCGCCTCAAAGGGTTCTGCCAAACAGGCTTCCGCAAAGCCTGCATCCAAAGCAGCTGCAGCCAAAGCTTCTACCAAGCCAGTAACCAAAGTGGACGCTTCCAAGGCTCCTGCAAAGCCTGCTCACCAGTCGGTTCCCGTCAATCTCTACAAGCCGAAAACCCCATTCGTGGGAACCGTTCTGGACAACTACAGCCTTCTGCAGGATGGGGCTATCGGACGGGTCCAGCACATCACCTTCGACCTCAGTGGTGGTGATCCACTTCTCGAGTACGTCGAAGGTCAATCGATCGGCATCATTCCTGAAGGGACCGACGCCAAAGGAAAGCCACACAAGCTGCGTCTTTACTCGATTGCCAGCACGCGCCATGGAGACGACATGGCTGGCAAGACCGTCTCACTCTGCGTGCGGCAGCTCGAATATCAGAACGAGGCAGGAGAAGAGATCAAAGGTGTCTGCTCCACTTATCTCTGCGACATCAACCCTGGAGACAAAGTCAAGATCACAGGCCCAGTTGGCAAAGAGATGCTGCTTCCTGAGGATGAAGAAGCCAATGTGATCATGTTTGCCACCGGCACAGGCATCGCCCCAATGCGCACCTATCTGCGCCGCATGTTTGAAGCCAGCGAACGCGACAAAAACGGTTGGAAGTTCCGTGGAAAGGCATGGCTGTTCATGGGTGCTCCCAAAACTCCAAACCTCCTTTACGACGACGATTTCGAGAAGTATCAGGCTGAATATCCTGACAACTTCCGCTACACGAAAGCGATTAGTCGTGAGCAGAAAAACACCAAAGGCGGTCGCATGTACATCCAGGACCGCGTCCTTGAGCATGCCGATGAAATCTTCTCAATGATCGAAGATTCCAAGACTCACGTCTACATGTGCGGACTGCGTGGAATGGAACCCGGCATCGATGAAGCCATGACAGCGGCTGCATCGTCCAAGGGACTGGACTGGTCAGAGTTACGTCCTCAGCTGAAGAAGGCAGACCGCTGGCACGTTGAGACGTACTGA
- a CDS encoding histidine kinase, with translation MGGIDPTPRQQLTLLLVAGRHHLSSGDLRSLIQFLEQEDCGFDVTLQVADPVEHPELLELHRLVVTPALVKLQPMPKQVFAGSSIFQQLRGWVPRWQQDEVVSGLGLSLKPTELDGSRTQRELQLEDQLLVLRQENETLIDRLQSQERLLRMVAHELRTPLTAATLALQSQQLGQIDLNRFRDVLKRRLDEIALLSKDLLEVGSTRWEALFNPQRLDLASIAAEAILELEKLWLGRDVTINTDIPADLPLVFADQRRMRQVLLNLLENALKYTQDGGTIALAMVHRTSQWVQVSISDSGPGIPEAEQQRIFLDRVRLPQTSGGTSGFGVGLSVCRRIVEVHGGRIGVVSEPGKGACFTFNVPVWQGQGQEKLTAALTEGQSEP, from the coding sequence GTGGGCGGGATTGATCCCACACCACGTCAGCAGCTGACTCTGCTCCTGGTCGCAGGTCGTCACCATCTCTCCAGCGGTGATCTGCGTTCGCTGATCCAGTTCCTGGAACAGGAGGACTGCGGTTTTGACGTGACACTCCAGGTGGCTGATCCTGTGGAGCACCCAGAGTTGCTGGAACTCCACCGCTTGGTGGTGACGCCTGCATTGGTGAAGCTTCAGCCCATGCCAAAGCAGGTTTTTGCGGGTAGCAGCATTTTTCAGCAGCTTCGAGGCTGGGTACCTCGTTGGCAACAGGATGAAGTCGTGAGCGGACTTGGCCTGAGCCTGAAGCCCACGGAACTCGACGGAAGCCGCACCCAGCGCGAGCTTCAACTCGAGGATCAGCTGTTGGTGCTACGGCAGGAAAATGAAACTCTGATTGACCGCCTTCAATCTCAGGAGCGTCTTCTGAGGATGGTGGCCCACGAACTTCGCACGCCCCTAACAGCCGCAACACTGGCACTTCAGAGCCAGCAGCTTGGTCAGATTGATCTCAACCGATTCCGCGACGTCTTGAAACGTCGCCTCGATGAAATCGCCTTGCTGTCCAAGGATCTGTTGGAGGTGGGGAGCACACGCTGGGAAGCTCTCTTCAACCCCCAGAGACTTGACCTGGCCAGCATCGCTGCAGAAGCCATCCTTGAACTGGAGAAGCTTTGGCTCGGCCGGGACGTGACCATCAACACCGACATTCCGGCCGATCTGCCACTCGTCTTCGCTGATCAGCGGCGCATGCGTCAGGTGCTGCTCAATCTTCTGGAGAACGCACTCAAATACACCCAGGACGGCGGCACGATTGCACTGGCCATGGTGCATCGCACCAGTCAGTGGGTGCAGGTGAGTATCAGCGACAGCGGTCCTGGCATCCCCGAAGCAGAACAGCAACGCATTTTTTTGGACCGTGTGCGGCTGCCTCAAACCTCCGGAGGAACATCGGGATTTGGAGTTGGACTTTCCGTCTGCCGACGAATCGTTGAGGTGCATGGCGGACGCATTGGAGTTGTCTCAGAACCAGGAAAAGGAGCCTGTTTCACCTTCAATGTCCCTGTCTGGCAAGGACAAGGACAAGAGAAGTTGACCGCTGCCTTGACGGAGGGTCAGTCGGAACCGTAA
- the zwf gene encoding glucose-6-phosphate dehydrogenase, with amino-acid sequence MSATMTNPLRVGLRQERVIAPQCLVIFGASGDLTHRKLVPALFELFRQRRLPSEFALLGCARRPWSDEEFRQKMAEAMETSVNENRAAWEQFSAGMFYEPVDLQQPEDLVKLGHRLDEIDRTRATRSNRTFYLSVSPKFYGSGCRSLADAGLLKDPQRSRVVIEKPFGRDYGSAQNLNRVVQSCGQENQIFRIDHYLGKETVQNIMVLRFANTIFEPIWNRNYISSVQITAAETVGVEERAGYYETSGALRDMVQNHLTQMLAITAMETPGRFDPEAIRSEKAKVLQAARLADENEPWNCCIRGQYGPGGTQDSPLPGYRQEHGVDANSTTETYVAMKLFIDNWRWQGVPFYVRTGKRLPKRLSEVVLTFREAPVHLFDAAGGGPTANQLVLRIQPDEGAEFRFEVKSPGSGMRSRPVEMEFSYDESFGEPSDEGYVRLLADAMLGDPTLFTRSDEVEAAWRLYTPLLELIEDSPWQLPIHPYESRTWGPAASDALLARDGLLWRRP; translated from the coding sequence ATGAGCGCAACGATGACAAACCCGCTGAGGGTCGGCCTGCGTCAGGAGCGCGTGATCGCTCCCCAATGCCTGGTGATCTTCGGCGCAAGTGGTGACCTCACGCATCGCAAATTGGTGCCGGCCCTGTTCGAGTTGTTTCGACAGCGACGCCTGCCCAGTGAATTTGCATTGCTGGGATGTGCTCGGCGCCCATGGAGTGATGAGGAATTCCGCCAAAAAATGGCGGAAGCCATGGAGACCTCGGTGAATGAGAACCGTGCTGCCTGGGAGCAGTTTTCGGCAGGAATGTTTTACGAACCGGTGGATCTTCAGCAGCCCGAGGATCTGGTCAAGCTCGGGCACCGACTGGACGAGATCGACAGGACGCGAGCAACCCGCAGCAACCGTACGTTTTATCTATCGGTTTCACCCAAGTTTTATGGCAGTGGCTGCCGCTCTCTCGCCGACGCCGGCCTGCTGAAGGATCCGCAACGCAGTCGTGTGGTGATCGAAAAGCCCTTTGGCAGGGATTACGGAAGCGCCCAGAACCTCAATCGGGTAGTTCAGAGCTGTGGGCAGGAAAATCAGATCTTCCGCATTGACCACTATCTGGGCAAAGAGACCGTTCAGAACATCATGGTTCTGAGGTTTGCCAACACAATTTTCGAGCCGATCTGGAACAGGAACTACATCTCAAGTGTTCAGATCACAGCCGCAGAAACGGTCGGTGTAGAGGAGCGAGCCGGCTATTACGAAACATCAGGTGCACTCAGGGACATGGTGCAGAACCACCTGACCCAGATGCTGGCGATTACAGCCATGGAAACGCCTGGACGCTTTGACCCGGAAGCGATCCGCAGTGAAAAAGCGAAAGTTTTGCAGGCGGCACGGCTGGCGGACGAAAACGAACCCTGGAACTGCTGCATCCGCGGTCAGTACGGCCCCGGTGGCACCCAGGACTCACCTCTGCCCGGCTATCGCCAGGAGCATGGCGTCGATGCCAACAGCACCACAGAAACCTATGTGGCGATGAAACTGTTCATCGACAACTGGCGTTGGCAGGGCGTGCCCTTCTATGTGCGCACAGGTAAACGACTGCCGAAGCGCCTCAGCGAGGTGGTGCTCACCTTCAGGGAGGCACCGGTGCATCTCTTTGATGCCGCTGGAGGAGGGCCAACCGCCAATCAATTGGTGTTGAGAATTCAGCCGGATGAAGGTGCTGAATTCCGTTTTGAAGTGAAGTCTCCAGGTTCCGGCATGCGCAGCCGACCTGTGGAAATGGAATTTTCCTACGACGAATCATTCGGAGAGCCATCCGATGAGGGCTATGTGCGCCTGCTAGCCGACGCCATGCTCGGCGATCCCACGCTGTTCACCCGCAGTGATGAGGTGGAAGCAGCCTGGCGTCTCTACACCCCTCTTCTGGAGCTGATTGAAGACAGCCCCTGGCAGCTGCCGATTCACCCCTATGAATCAAGAACCTGGGGACCTGCTGCATCCGATGCCCTCCTTGCCCGTGATGGCTTGCTCTGGCGACGTCCATGA